aatctgcatcCCTCGCTAGTCTCATCAAATTTCTGCCCATTCGCCGGTTTTTATCTCGTAAATGTGAGTCACTCTTCCCTCCAACCGGTGTGACGGCGGGAGGTGATCGGTTCAACCCTCCTTGCTGTCTGTCTCGCCATCAGTCGGCCGGTCAGGTGTTCAGTCATCTTTGTAGTTGGTccagacatttgttttttttttgtcatctcaggccacagacaaaaatgaaaagagaggcatctgtctgacctttgacctctgacccccagGCTCCCgggtttttcctctcctcctcaggctTTGTGCCCCTCGGCAGggtaagagtgtgtgttcaggtcaGGGGTTTGGTCTGTCCCGGCATCATCAGTGGGCGTCTGGAGGACTCGTTCCCTGTTTTAGACCGGTTTCCCCTCcgatctctctttttttctctctctctctctcgcttgtTCATTTGCTTGCTCGCACGCTCGCTCGCTCAGCCCGGGCCCAGACTCCAATCAGCGTCTCctggaggacagagcaggacattTACTGTAGAGGTGCTGAGCAACAGGATCATGCGTCGGCCCTTAAACAAGCCTGTGTCATccataaaattattattaaatccCTCCACACAGgcctttagttttattttcttcctatatttaaaaaatataaattgcaAAACCTCTCACCACAGGACCAAAGCAAAAATCCAGATTCCTGAGTAAATGCCACATACACATAAATCATATCCTCTAAAACGTTCATGTTGTGTTGTCATTCCACGTCACAGAAGCAAGACACACAAGGTGCTGTTGAAGTATAAACTGTAATCTTTATGTCCAAACACCTGACCTCACTTGAACCtgaaaatcagaatcagtttaAAGTGCAAACTCCTCAACAAaaccttctctctgtgttttaactGAAGCTTCATCTCTGGTGATAATGGACACACACGGTTTGTCCTCCTGTTCTAGCCTACTCCATCACATAGCCCTGGTTTCTCTCCTGCTTGTCTTTCCTGTCTTGTCTCTCTTGTCTGTCTCGCTTCTCACTCCTTTCATTTCTCGcctttttcactctgttcaAAGAGATACCGATGACGGGGAGTCAGTACAGAATAAGATGATGAGCCAGAGTCAGTGATCGGGGCTCATGTCTCACCTTCCTCCCGTCTTGAAGATAAGGTCGGCGTTGGGGGCACCTTTCGGGTGCTGGTAACGAGGCCGACGCTCCCGGTTGGTGTTGGCTGGAGCTGGACGCTGGGCCAGGGACTGCATCatctctgtaaaacacacacacacaccacaaagagGTGAGCggtttagaaaatataaaagtatatGATTCATAAACAATTACTCTGTCTGCTGGATGATTTTTTATTGTGCGTCGTACCCTGGTAgtcctcctgctcctgtctCTCATTGATGTCCAGGGTGAGTTTCTTCATCCTCATGCGCTCCTCCTGTTCGGCCTGCTGCTGGTTGAAGTGGTTCGCCGCCAGGTGTGACGACAGGGGCACGTTCAGGATCTTGTACTGTtgatgagaaacacacaaattgTGAGTGACACAAGATCGAGGGTcaataacaacaaacacagggaaggTTTGGTTCCACTGATCTGGGTTTTTGAACGTTGGCGTTcacagaaaatagtaaaaaaggTTCGTAATTTTTCCCTGAAATCCAAACGAACATATTCTAACAGCTTTTTTATCTCGGCTCAACAAACCCCCACTCGAAAtttaatttcacagaaaaatggGAAAACACATTTGACAGGCGGCTACCAGagaatttttggcattttgttcttaaaaatgactcaaacaaGCACCAGCTGGTTTCTGGGTGTGTGGGGAAATAATGAAAGTGCCACGTACAGTGGGGATCAACAAGAAATTATTGTGCCGGGGCTCCCAGGGAGGTTAATCTGGCCATGAGCCCTGGTACATCCCACACAGAGGTAGTAagtcatcaaacacacacacaggatgcgTTTATCCACTGCGGCAGTAAATCTGGcgaagctgtgtgtgtttacagagagagaaaagtcatTTCCCATCCACGAACCTCACTAACACACCTACAAAGATATTCTGTGTTCTCTAAATATTCAtatgaaaagtgtttttttgcCTTGTGTGCAGCTGGCGGCTGTCCTTTACACACACTGAACCGGACTGAGCGCTCTATTAAACCCCAGAGCCCTGGCAGAAAGTTGGACACACCCTGCAGTACAAGAACCAGTCTCTGCCCTCAAACCACACATTCCACCGCTGCAGTttgcttaaacacacacacacacacacacacacacacagctaagtCCAGAGTCAATATTATTCCTGggctcagtcagactgagctgagtgtgtgagtgagtttcaGAGACAGTGAAATTGCATCAGTCATTTAGACACAGAGCATAAAACTGCACTACAGTCCTGttcctgtgtgtctctggaCATCTGTGATCCAACAACACCTCTGGGTCTCTTAGCGTAAAACTAAAGGGTGATCAATCCTTCATCTGTGCTGAAGAAGAGCCCAGGAAaacccagctgctgctctggacTACAGGAAAACATCCAGTGGTGTGACTGTGAATGCTTTGGTGCTGATCACAGCTGCCGTCCTCCGTGCTCTTTACCTGCTGCTTGTTGCCTTTGCGTGTCAGCATGACGAACTGCATGGTGTCGGAGATGTCCGAGTCTCCCTCCCCGATGCACGGCTGTCCGGAGCCTCCCTTCTTCAGCTGACtcttcagctgcagaggaatGGCCACGTCCAGCTGGTGCACCTTCACTGCCTCGCCGCTACGTTGCTGCagggacaaaacacacacgctgGAGAGAAGCTTTCACCTTTCACTGTGAGAGGAAGAGTCAGTCTGGGATGGAAGGAAGTTTGTTTGTTGCAGCAGATACATCAAAGTCATATTTAAAAGAACATTCCGGTGTTCTGGATGTTTCCTCTTATTTAGCCGACTCTTCTTTTGAAGACATTTTTGTTCCCCATCACTCACCCTGAAACCTCATTAGACAGGAATCTTGAACAGCATGAACAGGAAGAAAGATTCAAGCAagcaaaacctgtttcagtgACCACTGTTTCAAGACTGACTTTAAAAAAGTGAGCCTGTGCTTTAACACGTTGCCATGCACACTGTTCACTGAATTCACATTTCAGGTCATCATACCTGCAGGTTCTCCAGCATCATCTTATCCAGAGCCTGGATGAAGTCCTCATCCTCAGCACAGGCCACATGCTTCAGCCCACCACCTCGGATGGTCACCTCCTACACAGAGGCAGCAAATTAACACGACCAGATGTGCAAATCTTTAAACGAACACCTCCTTCTTCTCATGAAACCAGTGTGTTCTTAAAGCTAAATTTAAAACACTCTCTTGCTGCCACAACCAAGTTCAGGACGTTAGTGACAGCGagctaaaaacacagagattcaCCATCACTCATCCTGTAACCGTAGCATTTCCAGTGCATTTTAAAGGCTGTGTTCATTTTTGGACAGATGTTTAAGTTCATCACTGAATATCTCTTATCTACAGCTCTTTGATCTTACGTTGTTCTCCTCATCAGTCTCATTTTCTTTATTGGAGTCGGTCAGGTAGTCGgtgttctcttcttcctcctcctccctctcttcttcctcgtTCTCGGATCCATCCtgtgagtaaataaaaaaactattCGTAAACTTCCTGAAAATTCACCTAATAAAATCCATGAATACATGATTCTGAGGTTGATATTGTATGATATTATAGATCATGGATTACTGATTGAATCAATCAATCAGGCTTCGATATGAGGAAGATTGCTGCATGATCACAGACAGAGATCTCAGATTCAACACAGTGACGCATGAATTCGGGTCATGCAGAAATTTCCTGAAACTGATGAGTCTGTTCTGTGAGCTGTGAGATGAGCAGCTGATTCTCACATCTCTGATCCTGATTGCTGACTGACGACATACTCGAAATCTAAATCATTATTTTCTTGTctgaaaaatgatcaaaacttaataaaataatatatagaaatatataaaataatcgTTTTAATGAGGAACCAGGATGAAGTTTATGTCATCAGAGAAAAAGGACTCACATCCTCTTCCTGTTCATTCATTTCGCTCTCATTGCCTGACTGCTCCTCCGTCTCAGCGCCTCCCTCTTCGTCGTCGTCTCCATCGTCATCCTCCTCATCGAGCACCTCCCCTTCACTCATGGCACTGGAGCGACCGTCCTTCTCCATGGCCAGACCTGCATGACAACACGGAGTGAGTCATGCGAACACACAAAATGAGGAAGCTGAAAATCAGTTTGCTTCTAAGAAAcattcatcagaaaaaaaaaaagaaaaaaagtgaagctgCAAGCAACTTTGACCCTTAACCTGCATTAGATTACACACAGGTGGTTGTGACAGATTGGGTCATAAATTCCTCTGAGCCGAGCCCAATCTGGAAAAGCAGCCTTACTCAAACAAAAGCTTCAGTTATAAATAGAGCAAATATTCAGGAGGGAATTATTGGACAGTTTCGTTGTGTTCTTCTGTGTTGGATAATAAGTGCAACCAATTACAGAACCTAATTATGCAATTGTggtgagagcaaaaaaaaatgaagtcagACAGGAGGCCTGAGGTGGAAGATCAGGTCTAATGtgactcagagacagaggaatgcCTGATCCTGGTTAAAGTATGGAAGGTAAAACAATGGCTCCACTGTTTAGCTTAGGAGGCCTCCATCAGCCTCATCAATCACTCtctcctctacacacacacacacacacacacacacacacacacgaacaacACAGTTTCgaggtacttgtacttgagtatttccctTTAAGTTACTTCCTCCTtctactccaccacatttcaaAGGGAAATCGTTTTTTCAGAGGGTGGAGCtggtgtttacatttttctctgCACATTAAAAGTCAACACCTTGACACTGTTAAACAAAGCCAGTGTTACTGAGCTGCTATCAGGCTGAGCTGTGTCGGCTTCAGGGCGACGTACACCTGCCACACAGAcgtctcctccctcctcctctctgacatagcctgtgtgtgtctgtcttattcatttttacatttcacaatTATCATACCTATAACGTCTGTATTGGCTGAGCCCGTTGAGTAGGTGCATGTGttaggtatgtgtgtgtttagctgagATAAACctgtctgacagcagagtgaGAAGTGATGCAGCACGGTCATCCTCCTACACACCGGGGAATGCTGCTCAGCCGGGGCGACAGAGAGCGGTTCAACCGGAGCGACTGGCTGCgactcaaacactcacacaagctGTAATGACATGCCGGATACAGACACCGGATGCTTTCGTGCATCTTTAGACGTGGACACACTGTGTAACTCGTACCCAGCTTGACGAGGAACTCCCTCTCCAGGTCAGTGACCTGTTTGGTCGCCTCTTCCAAGGAGCAGCTCAGCCTCATCTTGGGCCTGAGCAGCTCCAGGGTGTCGCTGATCATGTAGTCGATGTCGATGGGGAACGGGTGGTCCTTGGTCCAAACGTCGTTGCTCTTTTTCCACCAGATGTAccgctgcagaaacacacaacataattttatttgttCGGCCTTTAAAGTTCCTGCTGCAGCAAtaagtcaattaatcaatcaacagaaaatgatcagaaaccgtttagataaaaaaaatatcagtgccaaacattttctgtttccagcttctcagtcACGAGGATCTGATGTCCTTTGTACATTAGACTGAATAATCAGTCCTATTTTTATCAGACAAAATAGGACACCCAAAGACGTTAGACAAAACCAGTAACTGATGAATGAGTAAAGTAGTGAATGAGTGATTTTATCTACAGAATATCACCAGCTTTATCCCTTAAAAAAGCATTGGATGAGGTACTCAAATCGTTTAATTATCAGTACTAGTACAACAAAGACAGGGCCTAGAGGTGTATTAAGAACAGACATACCTGGAAGTAGATGAGGAAACAGTCCAGCTTCCTCTTGCTGGAACCTCGGTCAAAGTACTGGCCACACGTATCGAGCAAGGTGCAGACCAGACGGAGGCGGAACAGGTGCTCTGGAGGATCCAAGGGGCTGGGGCTGCCGTCCTGATTGACCCCgaaggagatgaaggagaagagggTGCGGAAAATGACGGCCGACTCCACCATGCGGTAGTTGTAGAGCTCGCCCAGGAACTTGGCGCTGCTGATCCGCCGCTGGTTGAACTTGGGCTGGTTGACCTGGGAAGAAGTATTCAGTTAGCTGCAGCCCCAATCTATTGTTggtggaggaaataaaaaaattctCCTGCTTACTTTGAATATTGCAGGTTCCAGTGTCAGTTTGAAAAATGTCAGGTAAGTTATCTGAACCGTGGCTGGCTCTGCTGGTTTTGGGATCAGTTAGGGGGCAGAAACATTTTTACACGGTGCCACTCTGGTGTAGGAGCATGAGCTGTAGAGTCAGCCACGTGAAACAGTTTGAAGCGTTGTGCAAAAACCACAAGACTTCAGCTCAGGAGGGAGCCAGAGGGCATTCCCACGTGTCCTGCAACATGTAGCGGTGTTCTTCATACTAATGACAATAACAACATGACTTCCTCTTCAATCATCTGTCGAAACTGTCAGCAAAGATTAGCGCCTGGTTTTGTTTGTCTTCCCGTCCTCTCACTGTACCTTACCTCACCACTCTGGACTCATTGACAGTACATAAATAAACCTCTCCGATTCAAACTTTCTCTTTTGTCAGTAAATGATGCACAACCATGACTACATCACAGTATCGGTCCATATTTTCAGCCAtgtgttttttccctccttaCCTCCATGCCCAGCCGGATGTCCTCCAGCACTCCGTCCACAACATGGATTCCCACGTCCTCCTGGTAGGCTACCAAGCCGGCCAGCAGGTTGGCCACACAGTGGATGCTGTTGTACTTGACGTTCCAGATGTTGACCATGCAGCAGATCAGGTAGCTCTTCACCTCGGGGTCCTGCCACGGCAGCTTGCGCATCTGCCTCAGCACCTTCTCGGTGGTGACCTTGGACAGGTCCTTGTAGAGCAGCTTGCGGATGTACTCCTGCAGTGGtggcctcctcttcttcaccgTCTTCTCCATGGGTGGGGGGTTGCAGTAGTAGTAGGCGTTCTCCACCATTGTCACGTAGCGGGCATCCAGGTGCTGTGCCTGCTTTTTACGCATCATTTGctcctgaaacacagacagggTTTGACAAAATATCAGCTGTTTACACTGAGACTACAACTTAAAACCAAAAACTGTTGTTGTATTACTGTCGTCTGTTTTAACCAAACTGATgcagtgtgatgatgatgtgtacTCACCAACAGGACACTGGTACGCAGGTGAGAGTCGGGGGATCTGAAGAGGAAGCGGCCACAGGTCTCCAGCAGCGTGCAGGCCATCTCTATGTGGTGATGGGTGAAATCAGACAGCAGCATCTGTTGGGCCACAAACATCCACATTAACCACCTCAGAGTTAATAAAAGCTCAGATCTCAGACAGAGATTCTTCACCCACCTTGAGACAATgaagtgtgtctgtttttgagaACATCTTGAATTTGGCCAGTTCCCCGATAAACCTGACCGTTTTATTTTTCGTCTCGATGTTGATCTGGTCCTTTTTCCGAatctaaaaccacaaacattaATACAACAAAAATCAACTTTGTTCTTCATAATATTGTGACAGAAAAACTGGTCTGCTTCTGCAGACTCAGTGAACaccaacatttaaaaacaataattaaataCAACATAATAACATCACAACAGACGACCTACGTGGAACCTGAAGTCTCCCTTCAGCATGGAGCAGAGGTCCTCAGCCACATCCGACATGCAGGGATGAAGAGTTGCCACCAAACGAGAGTAGAAAGGGAGCAGATCCAacctgagagaggagaaagagtcaGCGATGCACTGATATTCAGACTATACATTATGACAACAGCACCACCTGGTGGCGTTTGAAGGTAGTTTTCAATATTACTCTGTCAGTAAATCACATCACTAGTCTAAGTCCTCACATCTTCAGCAGGAGCCAATGGGCTTGAGGTCATTGCTTAAATCCCTCCAGGGAACTGTGGCAACACCTTTCACCTTACAcaatcatttgatccattgttaattaaaaaagtattgattagtgcagctttaagaatAACTAAAGCTGTTTATATGGTTATTTAGATCAAAGATCAAAGTCATCTCCACACTCGTGGTCAGTAAACTGATACAGCTGCACAGCTTTACCTCTGCCTGGGGACAGTGAAGAGGGCTCGGACAAGTTTCCTCCTGTTAGATTTGGTGTTCATGTTCATGCAGAAGTCCATGGCAGCCTGCAGGAGTCGACACAGTGCTCATTAATTTAAAGATTCAACATACATGTACAATATGGACCCTACGTtaaatgttcctgtttgtttctcatcacCTTGTCTATAAGGTCTCTGTTGACACAGTTGGGGAGCTGCTGGATGAAGGCGTCCACGATTAGTTTCAGATGGGACCCTGTGTttgcctcctcatcctcttgttctacacatacaaaaataaaggcttatgaaaatca
The nucleotide sequence above comes from Toxotes jaculatrix isolate fToxJac2 chromosome 22, fToxJac2.pri, whole genome shotgun sequence. Encoded proteins:
- the upf2 gene encoding regulator of nonsense transcripts 2 isoform X1, producing MTDVCFATVSSMPAERKRSVNMDEKDVCSFSNKEKEKDRDGERRPASARDKAKDEAKMSGKKDGGKEEKRKRLEEEKKKKEEKERRKKEEEKLKAEEEQKKKEEEEKRQQEEQERKLQEEEAKRQREEEAALLKEKEEGHQLHQEAWERHQCRKELRSKNQNAQEGRPEEAFFSRLDSSLKKNTAFVKKLRTLTEQQRDSLSNDFASLNLSKYIGEAVSSVVEAKLKISDVGCAVHLCSLFHQRYAEFAPLLLQAWKKHFEARKEDKAPNVSKLRTDLRFIAELTIVGLFTDKEGLSLIYEQLKNIIGTDRETHTHVSVVISFCKHCGDDIAGLVPRKVKLAAEKFGLSFPPSEIISTEKQQPFQNLLREYFTSLTKHLKKDHRELQNIERQNRRILHSKGELSEDRHKQYEEFATSYQKLLANTQSLADLLDENMPELPQDKTVQEEHGPGIDIFTPGKPGEYDLEGGIWEDEDARNFYENLVDLKAFVPAILFKDNEKSSQGKDKDDAKDGREGKDTASTTEELELELEALDITDEPLELEGADEAENEELAKKLLDEQEQEDEEANTGSHLKLIVDAFIQQLPNCVNRDLIDKAAMDFCMNMNTKSNRRKLVRALFTVPRQRLDLLPFYSRLVATLHPCMSDVAEDLCSMLKGDFRFHIRKKDQINIETKNKTVRFIGELAKFKMFSKTDTLHCLKMLLSDFTHHHIEMACTLLETCGRFLFRSPDSHLRTSVLLEQMMRKKQAQHLDARYVTMVENAYYYCNPPPMEKTVKKRRPPLQEYIRKLLYKDLSKVTTEKVLRQMRKLPWQDPEVKSYLICCMVNIWNVKYNSIHCVANLLAGLVAYQEDVGIHVVDGVLEDIRLGMEVNQPKFNQRRISSAKFLGELYNYRMVESAVIFRTLFSFISFGVNQDGSPSPLDPPEHLFRLRLVCTLLDTCGQYFDRGSSKRKLDCFLIYFQRYIWWKKSNDVWTKDHPFPIDIDYMISDTLELLRPKMRLSCSLEEATKQVTDLEREFLVKLGLAMEKDGRSSAMSEGEVLDEEDDDGDDDEEGGAETEEQSGNESEMNEQEEDDGSENEEEEREEEEEENTDYLTDSNKENETDEENNEVTIRGGGLKHVACAEDEDFIQALDKMMLENLQQRSGEAVKVHQLDVAIPLQLKSQLKKGGSGQPCIGEGDSDISDTMQFVMLTRKGNKQQYKILNVPLSSHLAANHFNQQQAEQEERMRMKKLTLDINERQEQEDYQEMMQSLAQRPAPANTNRERRPRYQHPKGAPNADLIFKTGGRRR
- the upf2 gene encoding regulator of nonsense transcripts 2 isoform X2 gives rise to the protein MTDVCFATVSSMPAERKRSVNMDEKDVCSFSNKEKEKDRDGERRPASARDKAKDEAKMSGKKDGGKEEKRKRLEEEKKKKEEKERRKKEEEKLKAEEEQKKKEEEEKRQQEEQERKLQEEEAKRQREEEAALLKEKEEGHQLHQEAWERHQCRKELRSKNQNAQEGRPEEAFFSRLDSSLKKNTAFVKKLRTLTEQQRDSLSNDFASLNLSKYIGEAVSSVVEAKLKISDVGCAVHLCSLFHQRYAEFAPLLLQAWKKHFEARKEDKAPNVSKLRTDLRFIAELTIVGLFTDKEGLSLIYEQLKNIIGTDRETHTHVSVVISFCKHCGDDIAGLVPRKVKLAAEKFGLSFPPSEIISTEKQQPFQNLLREYFTSLTKHLKKDHRELQNIERQNRRILHSKGELSEDRHKQYEEFATSYQKLLANTQSLADLLDENMPELPQDKTVQEEHGPGIDIFTPGKPGEYDLEGGIWEDEDARNFYENLVDLKAFVPAILFKDNEKSSQGKDKDDAKDGREGKDTASTTEELELELEALDITDEPLELEGADEAENEELAKKLLDEQEQEDEEANTGSHLKLIVDAFIQQLPNCVNRDLIDKAAMDFCMNMNTKSNRRKLVRALFTVPRQRLDLLPFYSRLVATLHPCMSDVAEDLCSMLKGDFRFHIRKKDQINIETKNKTVRFIGELAKFKMFSKTDTLHCLKMLLSDFTHHHIEMACTLLETCGRFLFRSPDSHLRTSVLLEQMMRKKQAQHLDARYVTMVENAYYYCNPPPMEKTVKKRRPPLQEYIRKLLYKDLSKVTTEKVLRQMRKLPWQDPEVKSYLICCMVNIWNVKYNSIHCVANLLAGLVAYQEDVGIHVVDGVLEDIRLGMEVNQPKFNQRRISSAKFLGELYNYRMVESAVIFRTLFSFISFGVNQDGSPSPLDPPEHLFRLRLVCTLLDTCGQYFDRGSSKRKLDCFLIYFQRYIWWKKSNDVWTKDHPFPIDIDYMISDTLELLRPKMRLSCSLEEATKQVTDLEREFLVKLGLAMEKDGRSSAMSEGEVLDEEDDDGDDDEEGGAETEEQSGNESEMNEQEEDDGSENEEEEREEEEEENTDYLTDSNKENETDEENNEVTIRGGGLKHVACAEDEDFIQALDKMMLENLQQRSGEAVKVHQLDVAIPLQLKSQLKKGGSGQPCIGEGDSDISDTMQFVMLTRKGNKQQYKILNVPLSSHLAANHFNQQQAEQEERMRMKKLTLDINERQEQEDYQEMMQSLAQRPAPANTNRERRPRYQHPKGAPNADLIFKTGGRR